A stretch of the Malus domestica chromosome 08, GDT2T_hap1 genome encodes the following:
- the LOC103427236 gene encoding protein DETOXIFICATION 27-like produces MASALATLCGQTFGAKRYHMLGIYMQRSWIVLFSCCILLLPVYLYASPILKLIGQSDEVAEQSGALALWLIPLHFSYAFQFPLQRFLQCQLKNFVTLWVSLAVLVLHSVTTWILVSVLDFGVVGAAIALDISCWACGLGLFWYVVSGGCPLSWVGFSIQAFSGIWEFAKYSAASGVLLCLEFWSYRILILMTGFLEEATLAVDALSICTTINVWDLMIHLAFLVGTAVRVANELGSGNGKAAKFAQQVSMAQSASIGLCLCVLVIMFHHKFAHVFTSSPDVIEAVDQMSYLLAVTVLLNSVQSVLAGVVVGSGWQAWVAYISLFSYYIFGLPLAFVMGSALHFGVSGIWGGMIFGGTAVQTAILAIVTIRHDWEMEAQKAMQRVNNWTTPNRDNKLEEHK; encoded by the exons ATGGCAAGCGCGCTAGCCACTCTATGTGGGCAGACTTTTGGTGCCAAAAGGTACCACATGCTGGGCATATACATGCAAAGGTCTTGGATTGTGCTGTTTTCGTGCTGCATTCTTCTGTTGCCTGTGTACCTATACGCGTCTCCGATTCTGAAACTAATCGGACAGTCTGATGAGGTGGCGGAGCAGTCTGGGGCGCTGGCTTTGTGGCTCATACCCTTGCACTTCAGCTATGCATTTCAGTTCCCATTGCAGAGGTTCTTGCAGTGCCAGCTCAAAAACTTTGTGACCTTGTGGGTTTCGTTGGCAGTTTTGGTGCTTCATTCAGTGACAACTTGGATTTTGGTGAGTGTGTTGGATTTTGGGGTTGTGGGTGCTGCCATTGCTCTTGATATCTCATGCTGGGCTTGCGGTTTGGGGCTGTTTTGGTATGTTGTGTCTGGTGGTTGTCCATTGAGTTGGGTTGGTTTCTCAATACAAGCATTTTCTGGGATTTGGGAATTTGCCAAATATTCTGCTGCTTCTGGGGTCCTGCTGTG CTTGGAATTCTGGAGCTATAGAATCCTAATACTGATGACTGGGTTCTTAGAGGAAGCAACTCTTGCTGTGGATGCCTTGTCAATATG CACGACTATAAATGTATGGGACCTCATGATTCATTTGGCTTTCTTGGTTGGCACGGC AGTTAGGGTGGCAAATGAGCTCGGATCCGGAAATGGGAAGGCAGCTAAATTTGCACAACAGGTTTCAATGGCACAATCTGCTTCAATCGGTCTATGCTTATGTGTACTTGTTATCATGTTCCATCACAAGTTCGCCCACGTATTCACATCGAGTCCTGATGTCATCGAAGCAGTTGATCAAATGTCGTATCTCTTGGCCGTAACAGTTCTACTTAACAGTGTTCAATCCGTCTTGGCAG GAGTGGTGGTGGGGTCAGGATGGCAAGCATGGGTGGCATATATAAGTCTTTTCTCCTACTACATTTTTGGGCTCCCACTTGCATTTGTAATGGGATCGGCTCTCCACTTCGGTGTTTCG GGTATATGGGGTGGGATGATCTTTGGTGGAACTGCTGTGCAAACAGCGATTTTGGCCATCGTGACAATAAGACATGATTGGGAAATGGAG GCACAGAAGGCTATGCAGCGTGTGAACAACTGGACGACTCCTAACCGAGACAATAAATTAGAGgaacataaataa